CCTGATCGGCGATATCATCCAGTTCGTTCATCGGAGACGTCGATTCAACTGCATTTAATGGCTGCGGCACTACTATAAGAAAAAAGAAAAGCGTAATCATGAATTGGATAAACTTCATACTTGTCCCCCCTAAAACTACTAATAAAGTTTATGAAGAGGTGGACAAGAGTAGACCAATTAATCAATCCAACGTAGAGCCAAGTGACAAACGGGTCGTCCTTTGGGTGAAGTAATACGCAATGGCGATGGACAAGATACTCAGCCAGAAAGTGAAATACCCGATATGCTGGATGTACATATATAATTTCGAATATACAGGGAACTGCATGTAGACATAGTCAATGATGTCATTATGCACCGTCCATACGGCCCCGACAGCAAGATGCCAAAGTTTCACTCTGTAAAATGATGAATACAGGATCCCCTGGATCGCCATTGCCCCGTGGGAGGCCATCAACATATATCCTTCCCAGGGCAAATCACCTGAAACCCACAGCGTCAATACATTCATGATCATCGCCCAGACGCCATACTTAAATAAAGTGATGATCGCCAACACCTCAAAAATCGGCCAGTTCCGATTCATTAAAAATGCAATCAGCACAAAGCAAAAAAACAGACTCGCCGTCGGGCTGTCCGGAACAAACAAAAAAAATTGCGAGGGGGTATTTCGTAATTGGGGGATATACCATATGTATCCATAAACAGTACCAAGTACGTTTATTACCAATAAAAGCCATAAAAAAAGCTTATTTCTTAAAATAGTCATGATCCAGAGCATGAATGATCCTCTCTTTCAGGTAGAAAAAAAGAGCCAACATGAGCCGGCCCTTTTTTTCATACTATTCTTCTAATCCAGAAATGAATTCAGAGAGCTTTTGCAACTCTTCATCCGTCCCTTTGAACAAACCTCCAGGCATACCTGGCGGCTTACCGTTCTTTGCGATGTCAGCTACTTCTTCTGGAGATAGTCCAGTTCCGATTAAGGATGGACCTGCTCCACCTTGAAGATTTTCACCATGACAGTTGATACAGCCATTTTTCTGATCTGCAAAGATTTTGTATCCTTCAGATTCCTTATCGATATCCACTTCAGCACGGATTTTCCCTTGTTCCTTAGCTGCCTCCCAATCATGGTTGACAACCGATTCCCAAGTAAGGAAATACGTAGCTGCGAGTGCCAATAACATGAAACCTACAGCAAGCGGACGTTTTGTCGGACGACGTTCAGGTCCTTTATCGATGAATGGTGCAAGTAAAAGCGCTCCAAACGCGATTCCAGGAATGACGAACGCGCCAATGACATTGTAAGGTCCAGATGCATACGTATACTTAAGTAATTGGTATAAGAATAAGAAATACCAGTCAGGTAATGGAATATATCCAGTGTCCGTCGGATCGGCAATACGCTCTAGCGGCGATGGATGAGCAATCGTCAAGCATAGATAACCGATTAGGAAAACAGCTCCAACCAACCATTCTTTCAATAAGAAGTTCGGCCAGAAAGCTTCTGTTTTACCAGGGAACTCCGAATAGTCTTTCGGTATATTCGGCTTTCTGTCTGCAGGAACACGGGAGTCCCCTACAAACTTCATCCCTTTTCCTCGATGCATAGTGTCCCCCTCCTTTTATTAGGTTCATTACTTACCATTGAATCTTATAGTGGTCCAGAAATACCTTGCTTACGGATCATCAGGAAGTGAGCTCCCATCAATCCAAGCAGTGCAGCAGGCAAGAAGAATACATGAATCGCGAAGAAACGAGTCAGCGTCTGAGCTCCAACAATATGAGCGTCACCGGCCAACAGCATTTTCACCTGATCTCCAATGAATGGAGTGGCTCCTGCGATTTCAAGACCTACCTTCGTTGCGAATAGCGCTTTCATATCCCACGGCAATAAATAACCCGTGAATCCAAGCCCTAACATAACGAAGAAAATAAGCACGCCAACAACCCAGTTCAATTCACGAGGTTTTTTGTATGCACCTTGGAAGAATACGCGCAGTGTATGTAAGAACATCATTACGATAACCAAACTAGCTCCCCAGTGATGCATTCCGCGGACGATTTGTCCGAAAGCAACTTCATTTTGCAGATAATACACAGATTCCCAAGCGTTCTTAATATCTGGAACATAGTACATTGTCAAAAACATTCCAGATAAAATTTG
The nucleotide sequence above comes from Bacillus sp. KH172YL63. Encoded proteins:
- a CDS encoding DUF1405 domain-containing protein, translated to MLWIMTILRNKLFLWLLLVINVLGTVYGYIWYIPQLRNTPSQFFLFVPDSPTASLFFCFVLIAFLMNRNWPIFEVLAIITLFKYGVWAMIMNVLTLWVSGDLPWEGYMLMASHGAMAIQGILYSSFYRVKLWHLAVGAVWTVHNDIIDYVYMQFPVYSKLYMYIQHIGYFTFWLSILSIAIAYYFTQRTTRLSLGSTLD
- the qcrB gene encoding menaquinol-cytochrome c reductase cytochrome b subunit, encoding MLNKIYDWVDERLDITPMWRDIADHEVPEHVNPAHHFSAFVYCFGGLTFFVTVIQILSGMFLTMYYVPDIKNAWESVYYLQNEVAFGQIVRGMHHWGASLVIVMMFLHTLRVFFQGAYKKPRELNWVVGVLIFFVMLGLGFTGYLLPWDMKALFATKVGLEIAGATPFIGDQVKMLLAGDAHIVGAQTLTRFFAIHVFFLPAALLGLMGAHFLMIRKQGISGPL
- a CDS encoding menaquinol-cytochrome c reductase cytochrome b/c subunit; translation: MHRGKGMKFVGDSRVPADRKPNIPKDYSEFPGKTEAFWPNFLLKEWLVGAVFLIGYLCLTIAHPSPLERIADPTDTGYIPLPDWYFLFLYQLLKYTYASGPYNVIGAFVIPGIAFGALLLAPFIDKGPERRPTKRPLAVGFMLLALAATYFLTWESVVNHDWEAAKEQGKIRAEVDIDKESEGYKIFADQKNGCINCHGENLQGGAGPSLIGTGLSPEEVADIAKNGKPPGMPGGLFKGTDEELQKLSEFISGLEE